Sequence from the Suncus etruscus isolate mSunEtr1 chromosome 1, mSunEtr1.pri.cur, whole genome shotgun sequence genome:
tgccttgtacccagccaaccagagtttgatcccaggcatctcagatggtcacctgagcctgtcaagagtaagccttcatgcagagccaggagtaactcccactgccactgggtgtggcccaaaaatcaaaaataaaaaagtaaaagaaagttgGGTGGCAGGGATCACCTGCTGTGCAGAACAAGTGGACTTTCTGCATTTGTTCTTGATGGTTGCCTTGTGGTGCTGGTAGGATATCTATGTCTATGCTATGCAGTGTTAAAATCTGCTATCTCCTGAATCTCCCAGGCACTCACTCCTCTGGGTATCAAAAGTAGAAAGAGAAACGTGATAGATATTCTTCTCAAGGCTGCAGCTTTCTTCCctaattcacaatagccagtgGGGGAAGCTCCTCTGGCAACATCTGCCATGAGTGAGTTTTGGTTTCCCCACATTCACCTCTCACTTTGTATTTTAGTCATTCAAATAGGAGTGTTAGTTGGATTCCTTTCTACCCACGCTTTCCCTTCTATTAGTCACCTTGAAGGCCcacttcaaacattttttttactattaagtCTTCTCTGATGCTACCTGTTGGTCCTGATGTGAACTCTTCCTTTTGGAAAACCTTTTAAAGCCCTTCTGTCTTCGTCTGTGTTACATAAACAAGGCATTATTTTCCACAGCAGTGATCCTAAAACTCCACAACCTGAAAATTCTTAAGGCATTGCTTTGTAATGCTCCCCTCTGTTCTATATAGCTTCTAGTTCATCTTCCTTTGAGTCAATGTAAACATGACATTCAAATGTTTCACTGGTTTTCACAGAAAAAACAGCCAACCCCAAGGATTGCGTGACTCTATAGGTAGTAATCATAGAACAATATTCATGCTCCCCCCAgacttattctttcctttctcctttgttTTGATAGTTTTTAGAGTAGAACATGTTCCACTCCTTGTTTTAGGTAAAAGTTTCACAGGCTTTTCTGAGAGGCCCTTGTGGTCATTAGTATGCATATCCCATGTAAGCAGAACTATCAAGAAATGATGACTCCCTAAGAGAAATTCTGCCAACCCCTGAAAACTTTATCTCATCATATTATATGCAGTTATCTTCATGTATTTTTAatagtcatttttttcttattgtaaaactgaaaatgttttctttttcatttttttgttgagGAAAAACATTTAGCTTCTAAGATGTTTATGTTTAGGTGTACAGTGTTACCACCATCAAAGTGCCACTATACCTCCACTACAGTTCATATGGAGCTATCCTTGAATAATAAGCAACAAATGAAGACATAGACCATGGTTTATTTACACGGTAGAGAACATTTAATAAGATAAATAGAAACACTGAATCAGAGATATATAGAAGTAGCCAATAGGCAAGATCATTATAGTAACATAAAAACAAGCAAGAATAAAATTAGATGTTGAGATATGAAAAAATGGAACATAAATTTGAGAAACTGGATGCTGAAGAAATTCTATTTTCTCTGGCAAACATCTAAAGAATGACTTGACTCTGGTGCCTTTGAtgttgaaaaaaaatattcaggtaAACATAAGCTAAAAGTGGAtcatgaacagaaaaaaaattagaatgatcATAAGAAATAAAGTCCATAGCATACCAGTGATTTTTTTTGctcatcaagaaaagaaaaaaagagtatagcTAATGTAATTTCATGATCAGCAGGTGGATGTGCACCATCTTTATGTCCATAGTGGAAGAACCAAATAATTACTGTAGAATGGAATCACAACTGTAAGCTTCTTGTACTTAATAAATCCCATAACAAAAACTCAAATGGAAGACTAAGACCTTATAAGTGGCCCAGAGGTGGGAAAAGAAATAACTTATTCAGAGGTAATGTATCCTCGGCAACTAAAAAATCAGCATCATGGCTTTTAGCAGGTGGCctagcagcagtagcagcagcactGTGGGCGGCAGCAGGACTGTCCACAGTAGGATGGGCGGCAGCAGGAGGCCTGGGCATGGTGCAGCTGGCAGCAGGTTGGGGGGGTGCAGCTGGCCACACAGCAGGGGGGTAGGCAGGTGTCCTCCACACGGCAGTCAGGGCGGCACCACCTGACGCGGCAGGTCATAGCTCCACCGCTGcccccctgggcaccaccaaagCCACCACAGCCAGATCCACAACAGCTGGCCGAGCAGCAGCTGGGCTGGCAGCAGCTAGTTGGGCAGCAGCTGGGCTGGCAGCAGCTGGAGCCACAGTTGCCACCAGTAGAACAGGTGGGGAATCCACAGAAGCTAGTAGTGCAGCAGGCCATGGTGTCTAGAGTTGGGCTGGGAGTTGAGTTGCTTGGAGGAGTTCTTGAGTTTTGATGTTGTCTTCCACGTTGTGCCTTTTATATATCTGGGACAGCTGctatttataaaattctttacATATTTTCCTTGTGTTTTAGTTTAAATTTGTTCTTCAGTGGTTTTCTGATTGGCTTACATTGAAGTGCTTATGACACATGGTGGACAagcatttagaaattgctttgttttatagTTTCAGACTCCTCATGTCAGTCCTCTGCTCTTTGGACTACGTTTGTGGTTTCCCATGTTCAAAGAGTCCTCCCATTTTAGTCCACGTCAGCACCCTCATTTTGTAGAGGGAATTACTCCACATGGCCCTCTGTGCAGAGAGAGCTAAGGCTATGGCAACTGTGCTCttatttttaactgttttttttcccttctggatCCAGAGCTTGAATTCTTTTCAGGTTAGAGCACCTGAATTGAAAGAATAAATTTGTTCATGTCTAAGTTAAAGCTTCCAGCTCAGTCTATTGAGATAATATAGGGTTTAAGTTTGACATTTGGTAGCACATGTATTTCCCTAgtcactaccagaagtaattcctgaccacaaagccagaactaagcactgagcactgccaaatatgtcccttcccttcccatgaTCAACTTCCAACTCATTTTCTCTCACATCACATCAAATGACCATTTGTTCCTGTTCCTTTGATTTCAATCCATTTGAATATGTAAAAATGGTTATTGTTTTCAAGTCAAAattcattttttgtgtttgtgtgaacCAAGGGACATAGACTATATAAAGGTACTCTGCAAAGTTCTTAGCTTCTGATATAACcttataaatgtttattgaatCTGATTTAAATGGGTGGAGTAAAAGGTGTGATTCATGGACGCCTGAGCACTTATTAATGATTAAATAGAATGTTCAAGCTGCAGTGTAGACTCTCTTAAGCAGGAGATCTTGTTATGCTCAAGACAAGATAGGCAAAGATGGAATTATTTTTCTACATTCGGTGCTTGGATTAACTTTATGAAAAAAAGGCATCTTGGAATTGTGACATTTTGAAGAAGTCATGGTTTTCTACTTTATTCTTCTCTGAATTGTATGTGAACTATTACTACCATCCATTAAATGATAAAGGTAAGAGCCAGAAGcttttaaacaaatgaaaaataattttcttcaaagGTCTTATATTTTGTTCTCTACTAATTTGTATATCACATTCAAATGCttgaataaaaattgaaaaatggcaaaaaatttttttgttttagattttgttaattttttaactgaACACCTTTCAGTTGGAtttcaaaatgtaaaatacactaattttttccaaaatatataggCATTTCAAATACCTAATATTAGAAATATGGGTCTATAAAATGCTATTAGTAGGCCCCTTTGGGTATTGCCAAGGTTGTTGTTGGTTCTCCTCATTTAAATTGTAGGCACACCTTTTATATACAATAAATGGGCAGAACTATATGGAGTTCAACTTAGAGAAAAAATTTTGGGTCAATAGGAATAATCTACTAGACTAATATACAAGAATTATACTTAATATACTAGAAATAGTATCTAACAATATCAAATAGTCATTCTGAAGTCTATTTGGTAGGTACGTCTGGTAGGTTTTAGAATTGGAGCATTGtaaaaggcaaacattttataCCTCAAATTCACTTGAAATAATTAAAAGAGCTTTTATTTTGCTAAACTTGCATAATTAGAATTGATTAGtgcaagtaaataaatatttgaataaacacAGGTTATTTGGTGCATGTAGCATGTTATTAACATGTTTTTAAGCTTAAGAATTGTATAATTTGTACTAAGTCCTTTAGATTTAGACTTCATAGTTATGCCTTATGTTTATTGTTAAATATATTCTTGAATTGCAACTACAGGGAAACAAATTGAAACATgaaaagaacacatttttttctttgctcattttaacattttatttgacataaGAGAGGTTGttcaagaagagaaaagtagggaGGAGATCAGAGATATCACTGAAGAATTACTCCCTCATGGCAACCTGTTCAAGTGAGGCAGGCTCTATTAGATGATGGGCTTACTGAGTCGAATTTAGTCAAAGAGATTCTTTTGACTTCTCTTCTTTTGTAGCAGCTTTTCAACTACTGGATATttttcatccaaaaaaaaaaaaaactaaagtctTTCTCAGACAACCACGAAATTTTGCTATGATTTTCCTATTATTCTTAAGTAAGCTCAACTTTGTTTTTAACAGGCGGGCTTAACAGCAGGTGGGCTCACAGCAGCTGGACTGGCAGCAACTGGGCtggcagcagtagcagcagcactGTGGGCGGCAGCAGGACTGTCCACAGTAGGATGGGCGGCAGCAGGAAGCCTGGGCATGGTGCAGCTGGCAGCAGGTTGGGGGGGTGCAGCTGACCACACAGCAGGGGGGCAGGCAGGTATCCTCCACGCGGCAATCAGGGCGGCACCACCTGACGCGGCAGGTCATAGCTCCACCGCTactcccctgggcaccaccaaagCCACCACAGCCAGATTCACAACAGCTGGCTGAGCAGCAGCTGGGCTGGCAGCAGCTAGTTGGGCAGCAGCTGGGTTGGCAGCAGCTAGGCTGGCAGCAGCTGGGCTGACAGCAGCTAGTAGGGCAGCAGCTGGGCTGGCAGCAGCTAGTTGGACAGCAGCTGGGCTGGCAACAGCTGGAGCCACAGTTGCCACCAGTAGAACAGGTGGGGAATCCACAGAAGCTAGTGGTGCAGCAGGCCATGGTAGAAGAACTTGATTTGAGAGTTGGGTTGTTAAAAGAAATCTTTGAGTTTTGATTGAACCTTCTGCATCTGGCCTTTTATATAATCCCTGAACCCGTGTATTTCCTTAAGTTTTAGCATCTTTCCTTGATACCATTTGCAAAGTCAATCTCTGATTGGCCAATAACTGAGTTGTTTAGAACATTATAAATAGCATTTCAGTAACCAGCTTTGGTCATTGTTTAATTGACTTActatgttccttttcttttttttttttttgcatttggatCAAGTGAAGCTTCATACAGAAGCCAATCACAGGGGTGCATCTTTATGAAAGTCACATGGCAGATTATACTTGGAACAACCATCTCCCTGACTGACATTTCTGTGTACTTGTCCTTTAATAACCTATAGACAAAGTTTATCTAAGTTGAATATTTTCTTCCTACCTGATCACTCAACTAAAGTTGATGGGCAAATTATACAGACTTGGAATGACTAACATTTATGCCATCAAAATAGCATCTGAGGAACAATCATCTGCTTAATCAAcacctaaataaaatatattttataatcagtTTATGTATAATCATATATTCTATGATCAATTTATGAAACCTATAGGATCATCAGGTTTCTGTCATCAATGTCTTCAAGCATAAATTTAATAATCTCAAATGAAACCCTATATGAATTTTGCCTAAAGATTCTAATTCTGACTCTTCTAAAATATATGCTAGCTATACCTACCTATTTTCTACAAGTCAAACAGTAcatatgaatataaaaaaaagttaatattttaccTCTTCCACAAAACACATATACCTTCTCTAATTTCTATTCCAGAGATAAGCAATACTAACAAGATGGTGAATATTTTTGACACTCTCTCTCTGCCCTTGCAAACATAAACTAGCATGTTTAAACACATGTATCTTAAGGATTAATAAAATTTGGGTTGCCCTATATACActtatctaatattttaaaaaataataaaacacacacacaaaatttattattttgactgttttaaatatatagttctCAAGCATTAAGTATGTTCactcttttaatattatttaatagttCCTATGCACATCTTTATAAGCTCTGAGAATTCATTGTATATTGAATATTGTAGGTGTCTAATATAAGTAATGTCATATAATATTTACCTTTGTGTGATGATTTAGTTTATTTAGCATTATATTCTCACACTGTACCAATGTTGTAAGATGTCACTGAATTTTACTTTTTAGGATGAATAATCTTCTATTGTACTTACATTTTACTTTACAAAAATCTATCCACTAGTAGACATTGAATTGCTTCCAACTTTTGGTTATTGTTAATAATGCTGTCATAgatgtggaaataaaatatatctagacCATGCTTTCTATTCTTTCTATATCTAGAACTGAAATGTCTAGGTTGGATATAATGGCAATTCTATTGCTCATTCATTTTATACTCCAATACTTTTACCATAGCtactataacattttattttctcaccaATAGTGTATCAAAGTTTCAATTTATCCATGTCCTTGTCAATTGTTTTAAAGAGTTCACATTGTAATGTACAGGGTTTTATTGTATgttattataattttgatttgcactttcataaaaattaatgattttgagcatctttattttttgtatgtatCACTCTATATTGtctttggaaaaatatatattcatgtcTTTTTATAAGACCTTTTATTGGactgtggttttctttttgggggggggggtcacacctggcagcgctcagggattactcttggctctacattcagaaatcactcctggcaggctcgggggaccatatgggatgccgggattcgaaccaccattcttctgcatgcaaggcaaacacactacctctatgctatctctctggcccctgtggttttcttttcttgtagtATCTGCTTTTGTCCAGCTTTAATACCGATCTCATGGAATTAGTTTGGAAGCGTGACTTTCTCTTCAAATTTTAGGAAAAGTTTGAAGAGGTTCCgtgttaatttttctttgattgtCTGGTATAAATCACCAGCACAATATggtacttgaatttttttttatttttggttggggatattttaaaaaaattattttttaaaaaataaattgagtgaATAAACTCAGTCTCCTTATTAGCTATAGATACTCTCCAATTTTCTATCTTTACATATTTCAGTTATGAAAGTTTTTGTTTCTGTGAGTTTATTCACTCAATTTATTTGATCAACTTTGTTGTCTTATCCTATTCATATTGCCCATTCCCCTAATCCTACATAATATTCTTGAATCTGATGATAACACCTGGCATAAAGTCCATTCCTCTATGGATAaacagttaattttttattttgtatttttgaatttaaaaactTCAGAATTTAAGCTGAAAGGACTTTGAGTGGGTCCAGCTTTAGGTGATTCTGCATCCTCATCCTCTGATTTAGGGGACTAAATTCTTGACTGAGAACTAAGTCAATTTAGTAAATAAGCTTTTCAAACTGGTTCTACCTTTAAGTGACTGTTCAACCCAACTCAGTAATTCCTTTGAACATTGGGTTGCTCATCTTTAAAAATGATTGTTCAGACATCCCACAATGATCAAGTCTTTAACAATTCTACAAGATTATTTCTTCCTTAAGGTTAGCATGACTTAATGCTTCTGCACCATCTCCCATGTAGACTCTCAGTAAACACTGAGCAAaggaagtgttttctttttttgcggggggggggggggacgacgatTATCTCTGGTAACAATGAACAACTATGAATTTTTCCAAAATCACCtgtcatattatttatatattcttctcCATAGAAGTTAATGGTAATAAAGTATAAAAGTGGAATGTAGTTAGAGTCCAGGGGATAGaagtaacatgttttttttttaatttttattttgaccatattggcttacatatctttcacagtagtattttaggtaaatattatcaatgaatcaggggaatttccatcaccaaatttttcctccctccacccccgttcccttcctgaaACCCATATCCCCTACCCTAAACCCACGGGCtactagagtaagtggtcccctctgtgtctagcttactactagtgatcatatatctagaagtaacatatttatttctgtactatTGTTTAAAGATAGTTTCTGGGTCAGATACAGTTTCTAGATGACATGTTAGAtgaaattttgtttattcttgtaCATTCTCCTTATTCATGTTTTCTGAAATGATATTCATTAAGACATGAGTGAATAAAGCATTACAATTTTAACCAAAATCTACTTAAAATAGTCTTCTTTGTGTCTTTGATTTTAAGTCCCCCAAACCCATGACTTAACCTTGTTTATTATTCTAAGAACCATTCAAATTAATGGAGCTTTCCCAGATATTTGGGTTTACCTTTAAATGGattcattatataaaattttatataaattttattataaactcattgcatataataaatatatactacatatacatataaatgcgTAAAAAACATatagaactggggctggagtagttgagcagtggtagggtatttgccttgcttgcggctgacctaggatgaattgtggtttgatccccagtgtcccatatggtcccccaagccaggagcgatttttgagcgcatagctaggagtaacccctgagagtaactgagtgtggccccaacccccccaaacaaaaacaaaaacataaagaacTAGGGATGGTACGGGAGTTAAGATGCATATTGTGCATATAACAAAGCCTAGTTGATCGCTGGCATCAAATGACTCCTGAGAATCACTGTAGGTAGCTCTGGAGAACCTCAAGCTCCTCTGTATTCTAGAATCTTATTATTGAACCATCTAACCTTGTGGGCTGAGAATTGCCAAAAATGGCCCTCATGACCTCCTACTTGGAAGTTCCCATCTAAACTAAACTAACAAAACACGTAAAACCAAGTAGGTCTATTTGTTATGAACTAGAACAAAATGTTGATTAATCTTTGTTTCCAGTCTAGAAACTGGAAAGGTATTAAAAGTTTTTCTCCATATTTGGACTATACTTTGGAAATACTAAAAGGCTGCTCCTCACTCTGTGTTGGTACTTGGAGCTAtaggcagtgccaaggattgaaactgtgtcttctgcatgcaaggcaaatagcttaCCTCCTGTTTTCTCCCAATCTTTAGAAATATATTGtttaggcaggggtctcaaactcaatttacctgggggctgcaggaggcaaagttggggtgatccttgagtgcaaagtcagtagtaagccttgaacattggggtgtgtgacccaaataactaaaacaaaacaaaacaaaaaaagattcctctagggcagggccacaaaacgatGTATGAAGGGCCatttgtggcctgcgggccgcgaatttgagacccctgaagagGAAATGCTTCATCTAATtcttactgaaaaataatttattatcttgCTCTTCAAGTTCTTGGTTTTACTCCATGAGATGCATGAAGTAGTGTGATTTATTAGCACATATTAACACTGTTTAAAAATTCCCAGATAGTACCATGGGGAGGGAGCTTTCCTTGCCTAGtgttgacctggttttgattcccagcatcccatatggaccccaagcccaccaggagtaattcctgagtattactgagtgtgacccaaagacaaaataaaaagaaaaagaaaagaattacctGAAAGATTATTACTCTAGGGCTTGAGAAATAGTTCAGATCGCCATATGGGTCCCtaaaccccaccaagagtgatctctgagcaaagagtcaagtgtcatccctgagtacagctgagattgtcccccaccaaaaatataaaacatcacTTTAATAGTATAAAAAAGCAAGTCATACTCTGTCCCTTATTCAGAGATACTgacatttatagaaatataaatttaggaAAGTTTTCCAATGTGAAAGCAGAGTGTGATAATAAAATCATGCTACTTCTGAGACTCCAGTAACCAACTTTGCCATATATTTTTCAATGTGTATGAACCTCTACTGGACTTGATCAAATGTCCTACCATGGTTGAAGAAGATAAGTGTGTGGTATTGTCATGAGCACGCTCAATGAAGAAAAGAGATCTGTTTGCTGAACCAAGTATCTACCTTTTATTGgctctttatttattattctccTTTCATAGTAATTGTGATCCGCAGGATGATGGAGTATAGGCAGTGGTTGAATCCATGAAAGACAAATAGTACTTCTCTGGCACTGGGAACACAGAGCCATGAAGCATAAGATCAGATGCTTGTGGAAGGCCTGTCTGAAGCAAACTGGTTTTGCTAGTTCTTGGGTCAAATGTATTTTGGTTTCAAATTTGTATTTTGATCGCTCCTCACGGACGAGATCAGTCTTCCCTATATTGAATAGAATCACACAGGTCTGTGTAAACGTTTGATTCTTTtccaaaaaggcaaacaaaaattcGAGTGGTTGAGGGATGGATGAAGAAATGATTAATTCATAGATTGAGTTAGAAGTTAAGCCTTGAGAATGTTTAGATAATCATCTTAGCTTTTAGTAGCTGGCTCATTGCATGTGGGCTGGGAGCAGGCAGGCTGGGAGCAAGAGGGCTGAGAGCACGTGGGTTGGGAGCAAGTAGGTTGGGAGCAGGTGGGTTGGGAGCAAGTTGGCTGGGAACAAGTCGCCTGGGAACAGCTGGATTGGGAGCAGATGGGCTGGGAGACTATGGCTTCAGAGCAGCTGGTCTGGATGCAGGTGGTCTTAGTGATGGTAGGCTGGCAGCAGGCTGGACGGCAGCAGGACTGTCCACAATAGGATGGGCGGCAGCAGGAGCCCTGGGCATGGTGCAGCTGGCAGCAGGTTGGAGGGGTGCAGCTGGCCACACGGCATGGAGGCAGGCAGGTGAAATCCACTCGGCAATCAGGGCGGCACCACCTAGTACGGCAGCAGGCAGCTACTAAGCCACCCTTCTGGCCACTGCTAACATTACTGGTTGTACAGCAGATAGGCTTACAGCTGTtggtagtgcagcaggtaggctTACAGCAACTGGTCGTGCAGCAGGGAGGCTTGCAGCTGCTGGATGTGCAGCAGGTAGGCTTACAACAACTGGTTGTGCAGCAGGGAGGCTTGCAGGAGCTGGAGCCACACGTTTCCTTCGTGGTGCAGCTGGGGATTCCACAGAAGCTGGTGGTGCAGCAGGCCATGGTGTCAGGAATTTGAGAGCTCAAGAAGTTTTGCTAAGACTTCCAAATTGTGCCTTTTATAAGTCTTATCCAGCTGCTGTTTACATAGTTTCCAAAGCCCTTCCCTGTTTGTGTTTAAACAACTCATCTCCAAAGGATAATTGGCCTGTTTCCAAGTCATTTGTCCAACTTTTGGAAGTCTTTAgaagttgattttatttgttcttcaatTAGGTTCTTTACTTCTAAAGGGAGGGCAAAGAAGTCAAGTAGTCATTAGTTTTCAAGTAGTCATTAGATTTCTTTGGGTTCATCACCTCTAAGTTCCCATATTTGTTCCAATTTTTCATTGTCCCAAAAATAATTGGTCGATGTCTCATTTGTAAGGAGTGTTAATAATGCTCAATGTTGGTTCTTATAATTGAGCTCTTGAGTCTTACTCGGCAGCTCAATTTTCAACCATATGACCTTGAATGTCGAATTGCTACCTCTGATCTTCAATTTGACTGTGAAGTAAGACAGAAAGAGATGCTTTCTTCAGAGCATTAGAAATGTGGATAAAGTCTTACTATTGATAACTATTTTGGAGCTCCTAAAATAAATCCAGGCAGTCCTGAAATTGCTCATGtaccaattcattaattttttcataGATTACTATGAAGTAGATAACACCATCATCCCATAATTAATGTAAGAAAATAGagctaaaacatatttaaaatccCCAAGTTTACACTAGCAAGTGGCAAATCTGAAAACTGAACTCACACCATCTGATTTCAGACTAAACACTTTAAACCTCCATAGTCAATTCCTTTTTCTATACAGAAGTCATTCTAaagaaaaccaaagggaaaaaaggcAGACGTGAAAAGGTATCCACCTTcttaaaagcatattttaaaataaagagaagaaagaggtcaAAGTGAAGAATCTATTAAGTATTTgagtatattcatatatacaaatTGTTTCTATTACACTTTTGAGAGTTATTTAATTCATATCTAAATTCAGTAGACTCTTTGATACTAAAAGATGTATTCATCCCTGATTGTTTGAGGgattgaaatatataatatatatatatatatatacatatatattaataaggGAGCAGCAGCACTTCAGGTAAGACcttcatttaattcttttttataatattcttttggtgttgggggtcacacctggcagtgttaggGACTACTGACTCCCCCTTTGGAACTCAGCCTTGGTCTGAAGATAGAACCTGGTCTCCTGCCCTGTGAACCACatcttttggttttcatttttgtgcTTGTCTATTGTGACAGTTTTCAATATCTCTCTATGTGCACAATTTAGCTCAAATATTCATGCTTCTTGTCTTCAATTTCTCTGAGAGGAACACTAAGATGTATTAGTGAGGATTGTTCGGAGAAATAAGTCTGCTTCTGGCAAAGGACTTTATTATGAAAGATTGACTCATGCATTTATGGAATCCAAGGGTTCTATGATCTGTTGACTACAAGTTGAAGGTTCAAGAAAATGGATGCTATCATTCCACTCTAAACTTGAAGGTTTGAGAACCAGGGAAGCCTTTGGAATAAGTTTTAGTGTAAGATGAAGGTTCCCAAAGTAGGAGTACTATGATCCCAGGTAGGAAAGGATGGATGTTTTCatcaaaataatagagaaaaatggcCCTTTTATGCCATTTGTCCTCTTTAGGCCTCAATGGATTCACTGATGCCTACCTGCATGGGTGAGGACCAATGGGGTTGCTCCACTTGCAGATTTAAATACTAATCTCtcccagaaatattttctttttcccccagAAATATTTTCATGGAATCACCCAGAAACAATGTATTGATGATCTGTACTTCTCTTAAGTGGtcacattgaaataaaaataaataaagttaaccaTCAATAAGATGTGACATTAAGGGCTCCTCTTTCTCTGCACAGAATGGATACTAATCAAATATCCCCTTACCTCTcctaaataaattaagaaaataaagttttatcacAATCATTCTTCCTATGACATAACTGCATGTCTTGATTAGTTCAGACCAAATCAGTAAGAATTAGTATTTATTTGTGA
This genomic interval carries:
- the LOC125999741 gene encoding keratin-associated protein 1-3-like, giving the protein MACCTTSFCGIPSCTTKETCGSSSCKPPCCTTSCCKPTCCTSSSCKPPCCTTSCCKPTCCTTNSCKPICCTTSNVSSGQKGGLVAACCRTRWCRPDCRVDFTCLPPCRVASCTPPTCCQLHHAQGSCCRPSYCGQSCCRPACCQPTITKTTCIQTSCSEAIVSQPICSQSSCSQATCSQPTCSQPTCSQPTCSQPTCSQPSCSQPACSQPTCNEPATKS
- the LOC126019919 gene encoding keratin-associated protein 9-3-like; translation: MACCTTSFCGFPTCSTGGNCGSSCCQPSCCPTSCCQPSCCSASCCGSGCGGFGGAQGGSGGAMTCRVRWCRPDCRVEDTCLPPCCVASCTPPTCCQLHHAQASCCRPSYCGQSCCRPQCCCYCC
- the LOC125999581 gene encoding keratin-associated protein 9-3-like, encoding MACCTTSFCGFPTCSTGGNCGSSCCQPSCCPTSCCQPSCCPTSCCQPSCCQPSCCQPSCSSCCESGCGGFGGAQGSSGGAMTCRVRWCRPDCRVEDTCLPPCCVVSCTPPTCCQLHHAQASCCRPSYCGQSCCRPQCCCYCCQPSCCQSSCCEPTCC